GATCAGGTCGCCCAGCTTCAGTTTACCGGTGACATGGTGGATGAGACACTCAACTATCCCAGGTCGACTCCTTATGTCTTCGGCTATTTGGCTGAAGATCTCCTCAGCCCTCTCCTTATATGCTTCCAACTCCAGATCCTTAACCTTCTTTCCTTCACCTATCATGCCCTTTACGAAACCTAGGAAGCAGGCGACTCCGCCAACCTCCCCAAACCTTTCATTTGCCTTTATGTATTCAATCAACTCCTGAATCGACAGGTCACCCTTCTCATGTATCCCTACACGAGTCAATGTAGGACCATCCCCTGCAGGACTCTGTTCAAGAAACTTATGAATCTTGCCTACAACCGTTAT
This genomic window from Candidatus Bathyarchaeota archaeon contains:
- a CDS encoding molybdenum cofactor biosynthesis protein MoaE, with translation MTRVGIHEKGDLSIQELIEYIKANERFGEVGGVACFLGFVKGMIGEGKKVKDLELEAYKERAEEIFSQIAEDIRSRPGIVECLIHHVTGKLKLGDLIFVVMVAGRSRRDVFPALVEAVERAKREATIWKKETLESGESYWVEYGTE